From Anopheles funestus chromosome 3RL, idAnoFuneDA-416_04, whole genome shotgun sequence, a single genomic window includes:
- the LOC125771421 gene encoding phosphatidylinositol 4-kinase beta isoform X3, with the protein MESGGIRTVPVHHRSMGILLPPVSQVTNNRINMTQHHRNRSLDSALQRIPEVEVSSPSAESENTLHCTNGILSGTMCSKIIQSSSTNPTNTPSNSGRGITSNSIAGNTVKGGSGGSEPDTETVVIAAASTTNSSTHHQPNRQQMSRKVDLLEQAATLRALKSSHSTDAETIVNSIVKDSDSKKREDLTSLGSDDSGIICGSEPDHTSLTRIRRSRESLDSGEIDPSEEECIEILETTSMDEEYRMLQSDLCFYPTTMDRTAKEDGSDSDTRPLDNCIELQQQHPQQNTLTSAGSGVNGPVSDKVRYRQQNMTRAAIMLEKLFVPIHYEDGENGPVVDGTLGNEEDEMLAHADAATPIVAEGKSMTTPTNASTMTTGPFAQQPASTTSVPSAAVSPNETKPTVNDPPKTDQKNEVMFRNFFGATKNAIFRTAQSIIDNHEKKHAKQREKQAATNTSPEEAGPATTGSGGVSTATSSNTSNTTVKSPTELLRKREFGSMFARSSNSSKHHHHTQQNSNNSSSSSSVATPTANTTTTTSASMEFDTTSSSTESGSSQLNIPKASLSKSSSTASLKLVPGVAVAATPSSCNTTSTSFMHCTGSGPRDESQIRTERTGQSGLLRFFESPVFNIHFAVHYLFYSKEPGVLSFIGNKIFSFPNGEVDLYIPQLIVMYMQIEELSEVLDPYLVYRCRQSVDFSLKCVWLLEAYNFNTEMLSGAGNSVRKHLSLLRELYPKRERVKLAAPIAPVTTGSEALPTSNDPTLQAHPALSAVRKTHHRSQSDATGMMGLLAQHHHAHHTPLPGVPGPSNRTPVCLGDLSTGRAFDNGCVCFESVRGTVNDLLGQQTVCSCGAPKLAPEKEFMKALIDIGKMLTCLQTKIEKTSRLRILLNLINKNLPARVWLPLHTETPHHVVRITEEKTAVLNSKDKTPYIIYVEVVEVQDIYTSPVIPKLMPTLRHTKSEERLDSSISASALNTDESSNPSKTELNSSCQQTNEESTSTAAVPQQPTAPLPAAVAASLATSRSRHSKLSECSADNGGNGSSMMELGLTEDDVWSQEDDEITAQYLSLTKMSSDRDAISQFSMDSYDSRDHHTPALFNIGEVKKRHCANLNSENAKPFSNDPSDPSAAALKEPWHEKEKQIRDSSPYGHLQSWRLLSAIVKCGDDLRQELMATQLLQMFKLIWEEEKVGLWVRPYRIVCLSNDSGLIETIVNTVSLHQIKKNSNKSLKDYFIDEFGDVETVAFRMAQRNFMHSCAAYCLISYLLQVKDRHNGNILLHSDGHLIHIDFGFILSISPKNLGFEQSPFKLTPEFVDVMGGPESELYCEFKYLLLDGLKAARKHMDRIINIVEIMRSSSQLPCFKNGCSGTVRNLRNRFHMNLTEQELERKVEQLIQDSLNSLSTKLYDGYQYITNGIL; encoded by the exons ATCAATGGGAATTCTCTTACCTCCAGTGTCGCAGGTGACCAACAATCGCATCAACATGACCCAACATCACCGGAATCGAAGTTTAGATAGTGCACTGCAACGGATACCGGAG GTGGAAGTGTCCTCACCGAGTGCGGAATCGGAAAATACTCTACACTGCACGAACGGTATACTGAGCGGCACGATGTGCAGCAAAATCATCCAATCCTCGTCCACCAATCCGACCAACACACCGAGTAATAGTGGCCGAGGAATTACCTCAAATTCTATTGCCGGCAATACGGTAAAAGGCGGTTCGGGCGGCTCCGAACCGGACACAGAAACGGTTGTAATAGCAGCTGCCTCAACCACTAACAGTAGTACGCATCATCAACCAAATCGGCAACAGATGAGCAGAAAGGTGGACCTCCTAGAGCAAG CAGCTACGCTACGGGCGCTGAAAAGTAGTCATTCCACGGATGCTGAAACGATCGTAAATTCGATTGTGAAGGATAGTGACAGCAAAAAGCGAGAAGATCTTACGAGTCTTGGATCGGATGACTCCG GCATCATTTGTGGCTCGGAACCTGATCATACCTCGTTGACGAGAATCCGCCGATCTAGGGAAAGTCTGGACTCGGGTGAGATTGATCCGTCGGAGGAGGAATGCATTGAGATACTGGAAACCACCTCCATGGATGAGGAGTACCGGATGCTACAATCCGACCTGTGCTTCTACCCAACGACCATGGACCGAACAGCAAAAGAAGACGGAAGCGACTCGGACACGAGACCGCTCGATAATTGCATTGagcttcagcagcagcatccaCAGCAAAACACACTAACATCTGCCGGATCAGGTGTGAATGGACCGGTAAGCGATAAAGTTCGCTACAGACAGCAAAATATGACCCGTGCTGCGATCATGCTTGAGAAACTGTTCGTTCCGATTCACTACGAAGACGGCGAAAATGGTCCGGTAGTAGATGGAACTCTCGGCAATGAAGAAGACGAGATGCTTGCCCATGCAGATGCAGCCACACCGATCGTTGCCGAAGGAAAAAGTATGACAACACCTACGAACGCCTCGACGATGACAACGGGTCCCTTTGCTCAGCAACCTGCTTCCACCACCAGCGTGCCAAGTGCGGCGGTCAGTCCGAATGAGACAAAACCTACCGTCAACGATCCTCCGAAGACCGATCAAAAGAATGAAGTAATGTTTCGGAACTTTTTCGGTGCAACCAAGAATGCCATCTTCCGGACGGCGCAAAGCATTATCGATAATCACGAGAAAAAGCACGCGAAGCAGCGAGAAAAGCAAGCAGCAACTAACACATCACCGGAAGAAGCTGGTCCGGCAACGACGGGCAGTGGTGGAGTTTCGACGGCAACGTCCAGCAACACTTCCAATACTACTGTCAAATCCCCAACGGAGCTGCTGAGAAAGCGTGAGTTTGGTAGTATGTTCGCGAGgagtagcaacagcagcaaacaccaTCACCATACCCAGCAAAATAGTAACaatagcagtagtagtagcagtgtCGCCACACCAACCGCAAACACCACGACAACAACCTCAGCGTCGATGGAATTCGATACAACTTCTTCATCCACGGAGAGCGGCAGCAGTCAGCTAAACATTCCCAAGGCGTCACTTTCGAAATCATCCTCGACCGCATCGTTGAAGCTAGTTCCTGGTGTGGCAGTAGCAGCAACTCCTTCCTCCTGCAACACAACCTCCACCTCCTTCATGCACTGCACCGGCAGTGGACCGCGCGATGAGTCCCAGATtcgcacggaacgaacggggcAGAGTGGTCTTTTGCGCTTCTTTGAATCGCCCGTGTTCAACATACACTTTGCCGTGCATTACCTGTTCTACTCGAAGGAACCGGGCGTGCTGAGCTTTATCGGCAATAAGATCTTCAGCTTCCCGAACGGTGAGGTGGATCTGTACATACCGCAGCTGATCGTGATGTACATGCAGATCGAAGAACTGTCCGAAGTGCTTGACCCGTACCTGGTGTACCGGTGCCGGCAATCAGTGGACTTTTCGCTCAAGTGTGTTTGGCTGCTGGAGGCTTACAACTTCAACACGGAGATGCTTAGCGGTGCTGGCAATAGCGTACGCAAGCATTTAAGCTTATTGCGCGAGCTTTACCCCAAGCGGGAACGAGTGAAGCTAGCTGCGCCCATTGCCCCCGTCACCACCGGTAGTGAGGCGTTGCCGACGAGCAACGATCCAACTCTACAAGCACATCCAGCGTTGTCTGCGGTACGTAAAACGCATCACCGCTCGCAGTCCGATGCCACGGGTATGATGGGACTGTTGGCACAACATCACCACGCTCATCACACTCCACTACCCGGAGTTCCCGGTCCCAGCAACCGAACGCCGGTGTGTTTGGGTGATTTGAGCACGGGCCGAGCTTTTGACAATGGTTGCGTGTGTTTCGAATCTGTGCGCGGTACAGTGAACGATCTGCTCGGCCAACAGACGGTATGTTCCTGCGGGGCGCCGAAACTAGCGCCCGAAAAGGAGTTCATGAAGGCATTGATCGACATCGGGAAAATGCTCACCTGTCTGCAGACCAAGATCGAAAAGACGTCCCGTTTACGCATCCTTCTGAatctaataaacaaaaatctaccAGCGCGCGTTTGGCTACCACTGCATACCGAAACTCCTCACCATGTGGTGCGCATCACCGAGGAGAAAACGGCCGTACTGAACTCGAAAGACAAAACGCCCTATATCATCTACGTGGAGGTAGTCGAAGTGCAAGACATCTACACGTCACCTGTCATCCCGAAGCTGATGCCGACACTCAGGCACACGAAAAGCGAGGAACGGCTTGACAGCAGCATCAGTGCAAGCGCACTAAACACCGACGAAAGCAGCAACCCCAGTAAGACTGAACTGAACTCCTCCTGCCAACAGACGAATGAAGAATCAACCTCGACTGCTGCTGTACCACAGCAACCCACTGCACCACTaccagcagcagtggcagcatCGTTGGCTACGTCGCGAAGCCGTCATAGCAAGCTTTCGGAATGCTCGGCAGACAACGGAGGTAACGGTAGTAGTATGATGGAGCTCGGCCTAACGGAAGACGATGTGTGGTCGCAGGAGGATGACGAAATCACGGCCCAGTATCTGAGCCTTACGAAGATGTCTAGTGATCGGGATGCGATATCACAGTTCTCTATGGATTCGTACGACTCGCGAGACCATC ACACTCCTGCCCTGTTTAACATCGGTGAGGTAAAAAAGCGTCATTGTGCCAACCTAAACTCGGAGAATGCGAAACCTTTCAGCAATGATCCATCTGATCCGTCTGCCGCGGCGTTAAAA GAACCGTGgcatgaaaaggaaaaacaaatacggGACTCATCACCTTACGGGCATCTTCAGTCCTGGAGACTACTGTCGGCGATCGTTAAATGTGGTGATGATTTGCGACAGGAGCTGATGGCCACGCAGCTATTGCAG ATGTTCAAACTGATTTGGGAGGAGGAAAAGGTAGGACTTTGGGTACGTCCGTACCGGATCGTCTGTCTCTCGAACGATTCGGGGCTGATTGAAACGATCGTCAACACGGTTTCGCTCCATCAGATCAAGAAAAATTCCAACAAGAGCCTAAAGGACTATTTTATCGATGAGTTTGGCGATGTGGAAACGGTTGCGTTCCGTATGGCGCAACGTAACTTTATGCATTCCTGCGCTGCTTACTGTCTGATCTCGTACCTGCTGCAAGTGAAAGATCG GCACAATGGTAACATCCTGCTGCATTCCGATGGACATCTGATCCATATCGACTTTGGTTTCATCTTGAGCATATCGCCCAAAAATTTAG GCTTCGAACAGTCACCATTCAAACTGACGCCCGAGTTTGTTGACGTGATGGGTGGTCCAGAGTCGGAGCTGTACTGTGAGTTTAAGTATCTACTGCTGGACGGTCTCAAAGCGGCTCGCAAGCATATGGATCGCATCATCAACATTGTTGAAATTATGCGAAGCA GTTCGCAACTACCCTGCTTCAAAAACGGCTGCTCCGGTACGGTGCGCAATCTTCGCAATCGCTTCCACATGAATCTGACCGAGCAGGAGCTTGAGCGAAAGGTGGAACAACTAATACAGGACTCGTTGAATTCGCTCTCGACCAAGCTGTACGATGGCTACCAGTACATCACGAATGGTATCTTGTGA